Proteins encoded within one genomic window of Ostrinia nubilalis chromosome 5, ilOstNubi1.1, whole genome shotgun sequence:
- the LOC135072110 gene encoding uncharacterized protein LOC135072110, whose amino-acid sequence MLLNKLMEGEPITTNNLISSIKSFNSDGKEHGTSIKALLKNFILPEDDKMAIKENKTDSNNYVYTIPVKPPTPTQNDRMKSINEAKLAFLNSTVSSVMTSPKQNVKEQESQIHYAQIAITTESEDTRSTGGGKNVKPPVTPTKHKISVSNLVDNKKKIEQPQHRKVSFKIKNASTSYRRPPLATKTMTITSSKVSELTKKFNNLVTESHNGSIKQSKLAKTIEDLQTATRCSASNSSTPSSTLSSSPNIKIVLRHKRNSKKRNHRKRCSSMDSIDKLIITDNTSAKIRVIRSKSDGTKIPKSPKKRLKYQDSSGHQSGSDSVDGTPVKSMEAEKPEEKTKAQNVVKNVIKKFECEIAQSNSNNTIKRQVEKINKSTTPVKEKPKVPEKKSSLVLTKNIVVKDGVPKIKTIRPPPPVEALPKPDKITIIEPKRKEPLYDKKKYKTNYIHSEKLPLKVVEIIQEDANEVTVMPVITEPVQPPADITISQGEEKTYQDISSNITPNDSFLWRRKSSTQIYSDSEKSISDSPYSFISVTMNEVTITCTGNSTEVTGLEESQTPEKIESQTNQSKGDTDSDFESNLVEAYNKEVLAGYTSKPKKEPVIEDDYEPLEPRDADNVVIIPIKPIDRSSKINCPLPEIPKENPTSTPESPVTDPKDNIYQCLMETRSHPEGDESSLHNYELCDEQLEERTRGDGDSDDGYEYCKSPIKPYCLTSSSGIQIAEDYRPYSDNNHKNYAISKSVSGTSTVSYEKIGSERIYEKIPLRPPKSKDSSPNYSDRHSFVSSDYTGYNDTENIYDTIKHSDGASLSHCYESIPNSPSMVKLRNNLKKQLASAVQKRLSFDTVSNISQSTMSSEQKTNSIYGQRSVLSYNGQEIAFQVPSSETSVSDRSDRSDDWVDVSDEEKTEEQKIIIVRERSRGKKSPVSWSQKVRHQWHKSPKQKPQDKECDSSDSGHLYESLEPAPAQPPTPAPPTPIDDDFDSFDSDTDSDEHDKSSPQAPPLPASRLPSPPSGGQYTLTKIASAAQRKMRQIKRNLTKRYSVAMDGKPFSKTAAAQNGIYDTPKTKVKAPIYANCERPEIQHPYSNLQFIDTRPVLKTDRNGFKTQDQSQGAIYANCERPEIQHPYSNLQFNDTRPVLKTARNGFKVRTRLKTKAKAPSTPTASGLRYSNLEFNDTRPVLKTDRNGFKTQDQSQGAIYANCERPEIQHPYSNLQFNDTRPVLKTDRNGFKIQHPYSNLQFNDTRPVLKTDRNGFKEELKTVVTEKRLSNGDVPPPLPEKPPPEKPTTPTTENAV is encoded by the exons ATGTTATTAAACAAGCTAATGGAAGGAGAACCGATAACTACGAACAACTTGATTTCATCCATAAAGAGTTTCAACAGTGACGGGAAGGAACACGGTACTTCTATAAAGGCGCTGTTGAAAAACTTTATCTTGCCAGAGGACGACAAAATGgcaataaaagaaaacaaaactgaCAGCAATAATTATGTATACACAATACCCGTAAAACCTCCTACACCAACTCAAAATGATAGGATGAAATCAATAAATGAAGCGAAACTAGCATTTCTGAACTCCACTGTCAGTTCTGTTATGACCTCTCCAAAACAAAACGTAAAAGAACAAGAATCCCAAATACACTACGCTCAAATAGCAATTACTACAGAGAGTGAAGATACGAGAAGTACAGGTGGAGGGAAAAATGTGAAACCACCAGTCACTCCcacaaaacataaaatatccGTGAGCAATCTCGTAGATAATAAGAAGAAAATTGAACAACCGCAACATAGAAAAGtaagctttaaaataaaaaatgcgtCAACTTCATACAGACGACCTCCGCTAGCGACCAAAACTATGACAATAACAAGCAGCAAAGTGTCAGAATTAACGAAAAAGTTCAACAATCTTGTCACTGAATCTCATAACGGATCAATAAAACAATCTAAACTTGCAAAAACTATTGAGGATTTACAAACAGCGACGCGATGTTCCGCAAGCAACAGTTCTACTCCTTCATCAACTCTTAGTTCAAGCCCTAATATCAAAATAGTTCTTCGTCATAAACGAAATTCCAAAAAACGAAACCATAGAAAACGATGTTCAAGTATGGATTCCATAGACAAACTAATTATAACAGATAATACTTCAGCAAAAATTCGTGTCATCCGCTCTAAATCAGATGGTACGAAAATTCCAAAATCTCCAAAGAAACGTTTAAAGTATCAAGATTCTAGTGGACACCAAAGTGGGTCGGACTCAGTGGACGGTACCCCTGTCAAATCAATGGAGGCTGAGAAACCCGAGGAAAAAACAAAGGCACAGAATGTTGTAAAGAACGTTATTAAAAAGTTTGAATGTGAAATAGCTCAATCAAATtcaaacaatacaataaaaagacAAGTagagaaaattaataaaagtacaACACCTGTAAAAGAAAAACCTAAAGTACCTGAAAAGAAATCATCATTAGTTTTAACCAAAAATATTGTAGTGAAGGATGGCGTTCCGAAAATTAAAACTATCAGACCGCCTCCTCCCGTAGAAGCACTGCCAAAACCAGATAAAATTACTATCATCGAGCCTAAAAGAAAAGAACCTCTGTAtgataagaaaaaatataaaacaaactaCATTCATTCGGAAAAACTGCCTTTAAAGGTAGTCGAAATAATTCAAGAAGATGCAAATGAAGTAACGGTAATGCCAGTCATAACAGAACCGGTACAACCACCCGCGGACATAACAATATCTCAAGGAGAAGAAAAGACATATCAAGACATTAGTTCTAATATTACTCCTAATGACTCATTTCTATGGCGAAGAAAGAGTAGCACTCAGATATACTCAGACAGTGAGAAATCTATTTCGGACAGTCCGTATAGTTTTATTAGTGTCACTATGAATGAAGTAACAATAACTTGCACGGGAAACTCTACAGAAGTAACTGGCTTAGAAGAATCTCAAACTCCTGAAAAGATAGAATCTCAAACTAATCAAAGTAAAGGCGATACTGACTCTGATTTTGAAAGTAATCTAGTCGAGGCTTACAATAAAGAGGTTTTAGCTGGTTACACGTCTAAACCCAAAAAGGAGCCAGTTATTGAAGATGACTACGAGCCCTTAGAACCAAGAGACGCCGATAACGTTGTGATAATACCCATCAAGCCGATAGATAGATCTTCTAAAATAAATTGCCCGTTACCAGAAATTCCTAAGGAAAACCCTACGTCGACTCCAGAGTCCCCAGTCACTGACCCTAAAGACAATATTTACCAGTGTCTAATGGAAACAAGATCACATCCCGAAGGTGACGAAAGCAGTTTGCATAATTACGAACTATGCGATGAACAGTTAGAGGAGAGAACTCGTGGAGATGGCGACAGTGACGATGGTTATGAGTACTGCAAGTCTCCCATTAAACCCTACTGCTTAACATCAAGCTCGGGCATTCAAATCGCCGAAGACTACCGACCGTACTCTGATAACAATCACAAGAATTACGCGATCTCAAAATCGGTCAGTGGAACCTCCACTGTGAGTTACGAAAAGATTGGTTCCGAAAGGATATACGAGAAGATTCCACTACGACCTCCAAAATCCAAAGACAGTAGTCCCAACTACAGTGACAGGCATTCCTTCGTATCGTCCGATTATACAGGATACAATGATACGGAGAACATTTATGATACAATCAAACACAGCGATGGAGCATCATTGTCGCATTGCTATGAAAGCATACCTAACAGCCCAAGTATGGTGAAGCTGAGGAATAATCTGAAGAAACAGTTGGCCTCTGCTGTCCAGAAGCGCCTGTCGTTTGACACTGTGTCAAATATAAGCCAATCGACGATGTCGAGCGAGCAAAAGACTAATAGCATTTACGGGCAGCGATCAGTGCTGAGTTATAATGGGCAGGAGATAGCATTTCAAGTGCCCAGCAGTGAGACGAGCGTCAGCGATAGAAGCGACAGAAGTGACGACTGGGTCGACGTTTCTGACGAGGAAAAGACTGAAGAACAGAAGATTATCAT TGTCCGTGAAAGGAGTAGGGGAAAGAAAAGTCCGGTCAGCTGGTCGCAGAAAGTGAGGCATCAATGGCACAAATCTCCAAAGCAAAAACCACAGGACAAAG AGTGCGACAGCAGCGACTCGGGGCACCTGTACGAGTCGCTGgagccggcgccggcgcagccACCTACCCCCGCGCCCCCCACCCCTATCGACGACGACtttgattcgttcgacagcgaCACCGACTCGGATGAACATGACAAG TCGTCGCCGCAAGCGCCGCCCCTACCCGCCTCCCGTCTGCCCTCGCCGCCCAGCGGAGGGCAGTACACACTGACGAAGATCGCCAGCGCCGCCCAGCGGAAGATGAGGCAGATCAAGCGCAACCTCACCAAGCGATATAGCG TGGCAATGGACGGCAAGCCGTTCAGCAAGACAGCAGCCGCCCAAAACGGCATCTACGACACGCCAAAGACCAAAGTCAAGGCGCCAATCTATGCCAACTGCGAGCGGCCTGAGATCCAGCACCCCTACAGCAACCTGCAGTTCATCGACACCCGCCCCGTCCTCAAGACTGACCGCAACGGATTCAAG ACTCAAGACCAAAGCCAAGGCGCCATCTACGCCAACTGCGAGCGGCCTGAGATCCAGCACCCCTACAGCAACCTGCAGTTCAACGATACCCGCCCCGTGCTCAAGACTGCCCGCAACGGATTCAAGGTAAGAACTAGACTCAAGACCAAAGCCAAGGCGCCATCTACGCCAACTGCGAGTGGCCTGAGATACAGCAACCTGGAGTTCAACGACACCCGCCCCGTCCTCAAGACTGACCGCAACGGATTCAAG ACTCAAGACCAAAGCCAAGGCGCCATCTACGCCAACTGCGAGCGGCCTGAGATCCAGCACCCCTACAGCAACCTGCAGTTCAACGACACCCGCCCCGTGCTCAAGACTGACCGGAACGGATTCAAG ATACAACACCCATACAGCAACCTGCAGTTCAACGATACCCGCCCCGTCCTCAAGACTGACCGCAACGGATTCAAG GAGGAGCTTAAGACTGTAGTAACGGAAAAGAGACTGAGCAACGGCGACGTCCCGCCCCCGTTGCCCGAAAAACCGCCGCCGGAGAAACCGACCACGCCCACTACAGAAAATGCCGTGTAA